The following is a genomic window from Ethanoligenens harbinense YUAN-3.
TGCAATGGCGGAACCAATGATCTTGCCGCCCAAGCAGAGCACATTGCTGTCGGTATGCTGGCGCGCCAGCTTGGCGCAGAACGGATCCTGACAAACCACCGCCGTCACACCCGCGATGCGGTTGGCGATCAGTGCGCTGCCGTAACCCACGCCGTCCACAAATATGCCGCGCGCGGCTTCGCCTTTGCCCACCGCCAGTGCGGCCGGGTAGACAAAATTCGGGAGGTCGGCGGCATCCGTGCTATAGGCGCCGAAATCCAGCACCTCGTGCCCCTGCTTTTGCAAAAGCACCTTGATCTCTTCTTTGAGCGGATATCCCGCGTGGTCGCTCGCCATGGCGATCCTCATAACGTGAACCTCCTGTTCGCCGTCAAAAGCTGCTTCTGTTATGACCGGATGCCTGCAATCCGGTTTGCCTGAACGGATATGCAGGCGCAAACCGGAGCCGCCTATTCAGACGGAATACTTGCCGCTTTTGCCGGCCTGTGGCTTGCTCAATCGTCGCGGCCACAGCAGTTTTTGTACTTTTTGCCGCTTCCACAGGGGCACGGGTCGTTGCGGCCGGGTTTTTTGCCGACATGGATCGGCATTTTCTTTACCGGACCATCATCCGTTCCCGAGGTGGGCGTGCCGACATGCTGGGTGTTCTGCACCGGCGTGACCGGCTGGCGCACCGGTTCCTCCTGCCGGTGGATCTGCACCGTCAGCAGCAGGCGCACGACGTCTTCACGGATGGAGCCGATCATCTCCTCGAACATCTGGAAGCCCTCGATGCGGTATTCCACCACCGGATCCTTCTGCCCATAGGCGCGCAGGTACATGCCCTGCCGCAGTGCGTCCATCGCATCGATGTGATCCATCCACTTCTCATCCACCACGCGCAGGATGATGACCCGCTCAAGCTCGCGCATTACGTCCTCGCCGAACGCTTCCTCACGCGCGCCATACAGCGCGGCGGTGCGGTCGATCAGCTTCTGGAGCATTTCGTTTTTCTCCAGTGCGGCGAGTTCGTCACGGGTGTAGACGTAATCGTCCGGCTTGGTGATCCAGCCCATGTAGTAGTCGCGCAGGCCCACCAGATTCCATTCATCCGGCACATCGCCGCTCACAAACTGGACGAACGCGCTCTCGATGCTCTCGCGGACCATACCCAGCACATAGTCGCGCATACTTTCGCCGTCGAGCACGCGGCGGCGCTGGCCGTAGATGATCTCGCGCTGGCGGTTCATGACATCGTCGAACTGAAGCACGTTTTTGCGGATGCCGAAGTTCTTGCCCTCGACCTTGCGCTGCGCGTTCTCAATGGAGTTGGTGATGAGCCGGTTTTCGATGGGCACATCGTCGTCCAGGCCCAGCGTATCCATCAGGCCCTGGATGCGTTCGCCGCCGAACAGGCGCATCAGGTCGTCTTCCAGCGAAATATAAAACCGCGATTCACCGGGGTCGCCCTGACGGCCGGCGCGGCCGCGGAGCTGGTTGTCGATGCGGCGGGACTCATGCCGCTCGGTGCCGATGATGAACAGGCCGCCCGCCGCCCGCACTTCCTCTGCCTCGGCCTCGGTCTTCCCACGGAATTTATCATGCAGCTCCTTGTACGCCTCTCTGGCATGCAGGATCTGCTCGTCTTCGGTCTCGGCGTAACCGGTTGCTTCGCTGATGAGCTCCTCGGGGAACTTCTGCTTGCGCATCTCGGCTTTGGCCATATATTCCGCGTTGCCGCCCAGCACAATATCGGTGCCGCGGCCGGCCATGTTGGTAGCGATGGTCACCGCGCCGCGTTTGCCCGCCTGCGCGACGATCTCCGCCTCTTTTTCGTGGTATTTGGCGTTGAGCACGCTGTGCGGAATCTGCCGTTGCTTGAGCATCTGGCTGAGCAGCTCGGATTTTTCGATGGAGATGGTGCCCACCAGCACCGGCTGGCCGACCTCGTGGCTTTCCACGATCTGCTCGATGACGGCGTTGAATTTGCCTTTTTCGGACTTATACACCGCGTCGTGATGGTCCACACGGATCATGTCGCGGTTGGTGGGAATCTCCAGCACGTCGAGCTTGTAGATCTCTTCAAACTCCTCCTGCTCGGTGAGCGCGGTGCCCGTCATGCCGGAGAGCTTCTTATACTGGCGGAAGAAATTCTGGAACGTGATGGTGGCCAGCGTCTTGGACTCGCGCTCCACCTTCACATGCTCTTTGGCCTCGATGGCCTGATGCAGGCCCTCGTTGTAGCGGCGGCCCAGCATGAGGCGGCCGGTGAATTCGTCGACGATGACGACCTGCCCGTCGCGCACCACATAGTCCACGTCGCGCTTCATGATGCCGTGCGCACGGATGGCCTGGTTGATGTGGTGCAGGATGTCGATGTGTTCGGAGTCCATCAGGTTCTCCAGCCCGAAGAACAGCTCCGCTTTCTTCACGCCGGAAGGGGTGAGGGTGGCCGTCTTGGCCTTTTCATCGACGATGTAGTCGCCCTCCTGCTCGATCTCCTCGTTGCTCTCCTTGTCGTCCAGCTCGCGCACCTTTTTGACGGTGAACGTGCGCACCAGTTGATCGGCGCGGTCATACATCTCGGTGGATTTGTCGCCCGGGCCGGAAATGATGAGCGGCGTGCGCGCCTCGTCGATGAGGATGGAGTCCACCTCGTCCACGACGCCGAAATGGAAGCCGCGCTGCACCATCTGCTCTTTATAAAGCACCATGTTGTCACGCAGATAATCAAACCCCAGCTCGTTGTTGGTGCCGTAAGTGATGTCGGCGGCATAGGCGGCGCGGCGCGCATCGCCCGGCAGGTCGTGGGAAATAAGCCCGACCGACAACCCCATATAACGGTAGAGTTTGCCCATCCAGTCGCTGTCGCGCTTGGCCAGATAATCGTTGACGGTGACGATGTGCACGCCCTTGCCTTCGAGTGCGTTGAGGTATGCCGGCAGCGTGGCCACCAGCGTTTTGCCTTCACCGGTCTTCATCTCGGCGATGCGGCCCTGGTGCAGTATGATGCCGCCGATAATCTGCACGGGGAAGTGCCGCATGCCGAGCACGCGGTCGGCCGCCTCTCTGGCCGCGGCAAACGCGTCCGGCAGGATGTCGTCGAGCGATTCGCCGTTTGCCAGCCGCTCTTTGAGCGCCGGCGTTACGGCTTTCAGTTCGTGCTCGGACATCGCTTTGTAGGTATCTTCCAACGCCAGCACCGCATCCGCAATCGGGCGTATCTTTTTCAGCTCCCTCTTGGAGTGGGAGCCGATGATGTGTTCAATGATGTTCATGCTGCACCTCGTCACACTTTTCCAAATTTTCCAGCTGTTCTATCTTTTCACGGCGGGACCCTTTCGGAACCTGCCGTCCGCCATGGCTGCCAGGCCGACGGCCCCGCCGCGATCAACTGCCGCATGGAGAACTTAGAGCCTATCCATAAATAAGGGGATGCAAAAACAGCGAGGCGATTTTTGCAAGACAAGACGGGGGGAGGAATACTTGCCGTATTCCGACGGACGACAACACAGAATGGCGGAAAATCGTCCGCTGAATTTGCGGTTTTTATTGTATGGATGACTCTTCATATCAACTGATTATACCATATTTTCAACGCAGTGTAATGGGATACCCGCAGAAAACCGCCCCGGATGTGTAAAACTTGCGTAAACAGGTGCGCCTGCCCTACTTTTTCTTTTGGCCGCGGATGCGTGAAAGCAGCACGCCGAACAGGCCGCGCCGGGGCTTTTCCTCCTGCCGCTCGGTGGCGCGGTAGGCCTGCCGGTAGAAATACATCTGGCTGTCCAGGTCTTCTCCTTCACGCAGGACACGCGCATAGGCACCGTCCGGCTGAAGTTCCCGGGCTTTCACATTGTCGCGCAGCTGCATATCCATGATACCGATGACACGGCCCGCGAGCCGGCTGTCCAGCACAGGCATGGCGATCTCCACCCGGCGCTCGGTGTTGCGCGTCATCCAGTCGGCGGAGGAAATATACACCCTGGCTTCGCTGCCCTCCCCGAAAATATAGATGCGCGCATGCTCCAGGAACCGGCCGACGATGCTGCGGACCCGGATGTTGTCCGTTTCGCCGGGCACGCCGGGGCACAGACAGCAGATGCCGCGAACGACCAGATCCACCTTTACCCCGGCCTTCGACGCCTCGATCATTTTATCAATGATATCCTTGTCGGTGATGCTGTTCATCTTGGCGATGATCCGCCCCGGCAGGCCGCTTTGGGCTTTGGCGATCTCGGCGTCCATCCGCGCGAGCACGCCCTGCTTGAGCGAGGACGGCGACACCAGCAGATGACGGTAGGCGCCGTCCAGATTGTTGATGCTGACGTTGTGGAAAAACGCCACGGCGTCTTCACCGATCTCGCGGTTGGCGGTCATGAGCGAGAGGTCCGTATAGAATTTGGCGGTGGTCTCATTGTAGTTGCCGGTGGCAATGTTGGTGATGTATTCCACACCTCCCCGCTGCTTGCGGGTGATGAGCAGGATCTTGGCATGCACCTTGTAGTCTTCGATGCCATAGATGACCTTACAGCCGGCATCTTCCAGCAAGCGGGACCAGTTGATGTTGTTCTGTTCGTCGAAACGGGCGCGCAGCTCGATGAGCACGGTAACGTCCTTGCCGTTTTCGGCGGCGGCGCAGAGATTCTGCACGATCTGCGACTGGCGCCCGATGCGGTAGAGCGTCATCTTGATGGAGACGACCCGGGGATCTTCCGATGCCTGGCGAATGAGCTCCACCAGCGGACGCATGCTCTCAAACGGATAGGAGAGCAGAATGTCCCGCTGGAGCACCTGCGGGATCATGGGCGCCGCGCGGTCCACCCCCGCCGGCCACTGGGGGCGCAGCGGCGAAAACATCAGTTTGCCGCGCTCCTCGGCGCCGATCTGTTCCTCCAGCACGCCGACGAACGCAAAATCCAGCGGCGCGGAGGAAAGGAAGCACTGGCTGCGCTGCAGCTCCAGTTTGGAAAGGAAAAACGCCAGCAACTCGTCATCCCCCGCCCGGTCGGTTTCCAGCCGCACCGGGGAGAGTTTGTTCCGCTTTTTGATGATCTCCTGCATATAGTTGCGGTAATCCACATCCTCGTCGAGCACGCCTTCCTCGGAGTCGATATCGGCGTTGCGGGTCACACGGAAGATCGCCTTGGCCTCCACCTCATAGACCCCGAACACCGTATCCGCAAAGCGCAGCAGAATATCCTCGGCCAGCAGGAACTTGCTGGTCTCGGGGATGAAGTACACCCGGTCGATCTCCCGTGTGAGGGGGATGATGCCGAACAGTTTGCCTGCCTTGCATTTGAGCCGCACGCCGATATAAATGACCTTGTTTTCCAGATGCGGGAACGGATGGTGCGCGTCGATAATCTGCGGGCTGAGCAGCGGGAGCATCTCTGTTTCAAAATAGGTGCGCACCACGCGCTTTTCTCCGCCGTCCAGCCCTTTATAGGAAACATGCGAAAACACGCCGATATCGCGCAATATGTCCGCATATGCTTTGTCTCTGCGGGGATACATCTGCTGCACGGCGGTATTCACCGCGGCGATCTGCTCCTCGGGCAGCATGCCGGTTTTGGTGTCGGCATTGTTACCGCCGAGCAGGGACTGGTCAAGCAGGCTGCCCACGCGCACCATGTAAAACTCGTCGAGGTTGGAAGAAAAGATCGACAAAAAGCGCAGCCGCTCATACAGCGGCACCGATGTGTCGCACGCTT
Proteins encoded in this region:
- the ppk1 gene encoding polyphosphate kinase 1; translated protein: MSALYINRELSWLKFNERVLEEACDTSVPLYERLRFLSIFSSNLDEFYMVRVGSLLDQSLLGGNNADTKTGMLPEEQIAAVNTAVQQMYPRRDKAYADILRDIGVFSHVSYKGLDGGEKRVVRTYFETEMLPLLSPQIIDAHHPFPHLENKVIYIGVRLKCKAGKLFGIIPLTREIDRVYFIPETSKFLLAEDILLRFADTVFGVYEVEAKAIFRVTRNADIDSEEGVLDEDVDYRNYMQEIIKKRNKLSPVRLETDRAGDDELLAFFLSKLELQRSQCFLSSAPLDFAFVGVLEEQIGAEERGKLMFSPLRPQWPAGVDRAAPMIPQVLQRDILLSYPFESMRPLVELIRQASEDPRVVSIKMTLYRIGRQSQIVQNLCAAAENGKDVTVLIELRARFDEQNNINWSRLLEDAGCKVIYGIEDYKVHAKILLITRKQRGGVEYITNIATGNYNETTAKFYTDLSLMTANREIGEDAVAFFHNVSINNLDGAYRHLLVSPSSLKQGVLARMDAEIAKAQSGLPGRIIAKMNSITDKDIIDKMIEASKAGVKVDLVVRGICCLCPGVPGETDNIRVRSIVGRFLEHARIYIFGEGSEARVYISSADWMTRNTERRVEIAMPVLDSRLAGRVIGIMDMQLRDNVKARELQPDGAYARVLREGEDLDSQMYFYRQAYRATERQEEKPRRGLFGVLLSRIRGQKKK
- the secA gene encoding preprotein translocase subunit SecA — translated: MNIIEHIIGSHSKRELKKIRPIADAVLALEDTYKAMSEHELKAVTPALKERLANGESLDDILPDAFAAAREAADRVLGMRHFPVQIIGGIILHQGRIAEMKTGEGKTLVATLPAYLNALEGKGVHIVTVNDYLAKRDSDWMGKLYRYMGLSVGLISHDLPGDARRAAYAADITYGTNNELGFDYLRDNMVLYKEQMVQRGFHFGVVDEVDSILIDEARTPLIISGPGDKSTEMYDRADQLVRTFTVKKVRELDDKESNEEIEQEGDYIVDEKAKTATLTPSGVKKAELFFGLENLMDSEHIDILHHINQAIRAHGIMKRDVDYVVRDGQVVIVDEFTGRLMLGRRYNEGLHQAIEAKEHVKVERESKTLATITFQNFFRQYKKLSGMTGTALTEQEEFEEIYKLDVLEIPTNRDMIRVDHHDAVYKSEKGKFNAVIEQIVESHEVGQPVLVGTISIEKSELLSQMLKQRQIPHSVLNAKYHEKEAEIVAQAGKRGAVTIATNMAGRGTDIVLGGNAEYMAKAEMRKQKFPEELISEATGYAETEDEQILHAREAYKELHDKFRGKTEAEAEEVRAAGGLFIIGTERHESRRIDNQLRGRAGRQGDPGESRFYISLEDDLMRLFGGERIQGLMDTLGLDDDVPIENRLITNSIENAQRKVEGKNFGIRKNVLQFDDVMNRQREIIYGQRRRVLDGESMRDYVLGMVRESIESAFVQFVSGDVPDEWNLVGLRDYYMGWITKPDDYVYTRDELAALEKNEMLQKLIDRTAALYGAREEAFGEDVMRELERVIILRVVDEKWMDHIDAMDALRQGMYLRAYGQKDPVVEYRIEGFQMFEEMIGSIREDVVRLLLTVQIHRQEEPVRQPVTPVQNTQHVGTPTSGTDDGPVKKMPIHVGKKPGRNDPCPCGSGKKYKNCCGRDD
- the rpiB gene encoding ribose 5-phosphate isomerase B; translation: MRIAMASDHAGYPLKEEIKVLLQKQGHEVLDFGAYSTDAADLPNFVYPAALAVGKGEAARGIFVDGVGYGSALIANRIAGVTAVVCQDPFCAKLARQHTDSNVLCLGGKIIGSAIALEIVDVWMHTDFFAGQEKYERRVKKVDEISRRHLRPLDEIK